One window of the Chitinophaga niabensis genome contains the following:
- a CDS encoding acyl-CoA mutase large subunit family protein has product MEKKISTDSGIVIQPLYTNPVPMEEMPGSFPFTRGIHASMYRDKLWTMRQYAGFSTAEESNKRYHYLLSQGVMGLSVAFDLPTQIGYDSDHAMAEGEVGKVGVAIDSIEDMEILFSGIDLEKVSTSMTINATGYILLAFYIALAKKQGADLKQISGTIQNDILKEYAARGTFIYPPQPSMRLITDIFDYCSREVPKWNTISISGYHIREAGANAVQELAFTLSNGKAYLKAALEKGLNINVFAKRLSFFFNAHNHLFEEVAKFRAARNMWAHITKELGATDPKAQMLRFHTQTGGSTLTAQQPHNNIVRVAVQTLAATLGGTQSLHTNGYDEAISLPTEAAARIALRTQQIIGYESGIADTVDPLAGSFYVESLTKEVETKAWQLIEKIDAMGGSVSAIEQGFIQDEIARSAYQYQKEIENGEKVIVGVNKFVVQEEPDGDVFRVDDSIRKVQSEKLASLRARRDNEKAHALLAALEARALTTENLMPLVVEAVENFCTLGEIADSLRKVWGEYRGI; this is encoded by the coding sequence ATGGAAAAGAAGATCAGTACCGATTCAGGCATAGTTATTCAGCCACTCTATACCAATCCCGTACCGATGGAGGAAATGCCCGGCAGTTTTCCTTTTACAAGAGGCATCCACGCTTCCATGTACCGGGATAAACTCTGGACCATGCGGCAATATGCTGGCTTCAGCACTGCGGAAGAATCCAATAAACGTTACCATTACCTGCTCAGCCAGGGTGTAATGGGCCTTAGCGTAGCTTTTGACCTGCCTACCCAGATAGGATATGATTCTGACCATGCCATGGCAGAAGGAGAAGTAGGAAAGGTAGGCGTGGCCATTGATTCCATTGAAGATATGGAAATACTGTTCTCCGGGATAGACCTGGAAAAAGTATCCACCTCCATGACCATCAACGCTACAGGTTATATCCTGCTTGCCTTTTATATCGCACTCGCCAAAAAACAGGGGGCCGATCTGAAACAGATCTCCGGTACTATTCAGAATGATATATTGAAGGAATATGCTGCACGCGGCACCTTCATTTATCCGCCGCAGCCATCTATGCGGCTGATCACAGACATCTTTGATTATTGCAGCCGCGAAGTACCTAAATGGAATACCATTTCCATCAGCGGTTACCACATCCGGGAAGCAGGTGCCAATGCTGTACAGGAACTGGCTTTCACCTTATCCAACGGAAAAGCCTACCTGAAAGCCGCATTGGAAAAAGGGCTGAACATCAACGTGTTTGCAAAACGTTTGAGTTTCTTTTTCAATGCCCATAATCATCTCTTTGAAGAAGTGGCAAAATTCCGTGCCGCAAGGAATATGTGGGCACATATCACAAAAGAACTGGGCGCCACTGATCCTAAAGCACAGATGCTCCGTTTCCACACACAAACAGGTGGCAGTACTTTAACAGCGCAGCAACCACATAATAATATCGTAAGGGTAGCTGTACAAACCCTTGCTGCCACATTAGGCGGCACACAATCCCTCCATACCAACGGATACGATGAAGCCATTTCTTTACCTACAGAAGCTGCTGCCCGCATTGCATTGCGTACGCAACAGATCATAGGATATGAAAGTGGCATTGCTGATACGGTTGACCCGCTTGCCGGTTCTTTTTATGTGGAAAGCCTTACCAAAGAAGTGGAAACAAAAGCATGGCAGCTCATAGAAAAGATCGATGCAATGGGCGGTTCCGTAAGTGCCATTGAACAGGGATTTATCCAGGATGAAATTGCCCGCAGCGCTTATCAATACCAGAAAGAAATTGAGAATGGTGAAAAGGTGATCGTAGGAGTAAATAAATTTGTAGTGCAGGAAGAACCGGATGGAGATGTATTCCGTGTTGATGACAGCATCCGCAAGGTGCAGTCAGAAAAACTGGCTTCCCTGCGCGCCCGGAGAGATAACGAAAAAGCGCATGCCCTTCTCGCAGCGCTGGAAGCACGCGCGCTCACTACAGAAAACCTGATGCCACTGGTGGTGGAAGCCGTGGAAAATTTCTGTACCCTGGGAGAAATTGCAGATTCTCTGCGTAAAGTATGGGGAGAGTACAGGGGGATATAA
- a CDS encoding M23 family metallopeptidase, whose amino-acid sequence MITYSLLAFTVGLAMLSIFLFYRATRQPLKDAVFTAALSVSMALFIYLFGTWVFLSIYCKFAFGITYLVLALLFLWKREVKFRAGAVWYKAVFTILLGTASILYFTGTTGTPQTVELDFPLKKGRYFVLQGGKGLPTNIFHFSLRGAIYAMDIIKLNKNGTRGNYIFSKNLEDYAIYGDTIYSPCSGKVIRAYGGNPDNIPPNMQRGPRNTNMVLIETDSFYVFMGHLKKDGVFVEEGDTVVTGQPLGRVGNSGFSTEPHLHIQVHAKQQRAWYASTPLYIHFNGKGYLLNEVIREKNL is encoded by the coding sequence ATGATCACTTATTCGTTATTGGCTTTTACCGTAGGATTGGCAATGCTGAGTATTTTCCTTTTTTACAGGGCTACCCGGCAACCTTTAAAGGACGCTGTTTTTACAGCGGCACTGTCTGTTTCCATGGCGTTGTTCATTTACCTCTTCGGTACCTGGGTATTCCTGAGCATTTATTGCAAGTTTGCTTTTGGGATCACTTACCTGGTACTGGCCCTGCTGTTCTTATGGAAACGGGAGGTAAAGTTCCGCGCAGGCGCTGTGTGGTATAAAGCCGTTTTCACCATACTACTGGGCACTGCCAGCATTTTATACTTTACCGGCACAACAGGCACACCGCAAACGGTTGAGCTCGACTTTCCGCTTAAAAAGGGGCGTTACTTTGTTTTACAGGGCGGAAAGGGATTACCGACCAATATCTTCCATTTTAGTTTGCGTGGCGCCATCTATGCCATGGATATTATTAAACTCAACAAGAATGGCACACGGGGTAATTACATCTTTTCAAAAAATCTGGAGGACTATGCTATTTACGGAGATACCATCTACAGCCCCTGTTCAGGAAAAGTGATCCGTGCCTATGGCGGCAATCCGGATAACATTCCGCCCAATATGCAAAGAGGGCCAAGGAATACGAATATGGTGCTGATAGAAACAGATTCCTTTTATGTGTTTATGGGGCATCTGAAAAAAGATGGTGTGTTTGTGGAAGAAGGAGATACAGTGGTTACGGGGCAACCGCTGGGAAGGGTAGGAAATTCAGGATTCAGTACGGAGCCACACCTGCACATCCAGGTACATGCAAAACAACAAAGGGCCTGGTATGCTTCCACACCGCTTTATATTCACTTTAACGGAAAAGGATACCTGCTCAATGAGGTGATCAGGGAGAAGAATTTATAA
- a CDS encoding ThuA domain-containing protein produces MQYLACIFFVMFSFQKKEPIPVLIIDGFSNHDWKQTSELTKRILEESGRFKVAIFTIPPDDSTWQPPAFKQYAVVIQNTNNIFNLAIRWPRKVEQELEDYVRKGGSLYVLHSGNNAFPHWEEYNKMIGIGWRSRTTGYAIQVDSNKHIVRIPPGAGEGTGHGSRFNAVVQILNLHPVNKGYPAQWKTASTEVYNYPRGPAENLTVLSFAYDSSATHKMWPVEWIVKYGKGHVYSSSMGHLWKGETYPLSYRCIGFQTTMIRVTEWLATGKVSYPVPANFPTADEISLRDKEDYPALH; encoded by the coding sequence ATGCAATACCTGGCCTGTATTTTCTTTGTAATGTTTTCCTTCCAAAAGAAGGAACCTATCCCTGTGCTGATCATAGATGGGTTTAGTAATCACGACTGGAAGCAAACCAGCGAGCTCACAAAACGGATACTGGAGGAAAGCGGGCGCTTTAAAGTAGCTATTTTTACGATCCCTCCGGATGATAGCACATGGCAGCCACCTGCCTTTAAGCAATATGCCGTGGTGATCCAGAATACGAACAATATTTTCAACCTGGCCATACGCTGGCCACGGAAAGTAGAGCAGGAGCTGGAAGACTATGTGCGGAAAGGCGGTTCCCTATATGTATTACATTCAGGTAATAATGCCTTCCCGCATTGGGAAGAATACAATAAGATGATCGGTATCGGCTGGCGTTCCAGAACTACAGGTTATGCTATCCAGGTTGACAGTAATAAACATATTGTACGGATACCTCCCGGAGCAGGAGAGGGAACGGGGCATGGCAGCAGGTTCAACGCAGTTGTGCAGATCCTGAACCTGCATCCGGTCAATAAAGGTTATCCTGCTCAGTGGAAAACGGCTTCTACGGAAGTGTATAACTATCCCCGCGGACCTGCTGAAAACCTGACGGTGTTATCCTTTGCTTACGATAGTTCTGCAACACATAAAATGTGGCCGGTTGAATGGATCGTGAAATATGGAAAGGGGCATGTATACAGTTCAAGCATGGGCCATCTCTGGAAAGGGGAGACCTATCCCCTGAGTTATCGCTGCATTGGTTTTCAGACAACCATGATCCGGGTAACGGAATGGCTGGCTACAGGTAAAGTAAGTTATCCGGTACCGGCGAATTTTCCCACGGCGGATGAGATCAGCCTGAGAGATAAAGAAGATTATCCTGCTTTGCATTAA
- a CDS encoding class I SAM-dependent methyltransferase, with the protein MSLIHYQQCPICGSEKISNKITARDYTVSKKSFEIWECAVCTGRFTQDVPDIHNIGQYYQSSEYISHSETREGLINRLYHSVRKITMRSKQNWVKSASGVKQGSLLDIGSGTGAFLHYMKQLGWEVTGLEPDAGARKNAKEIYNVESGSVEELFTLAPAQFDCITMWHVLEHVHNLHGYIEQIRKLLKPGGALLIAVPNYKSTDARIYGQDWAAYDVPRHLYHFSPQSMDMLLHEHKIRIDQKHPMVFDAFYVSLLSEKNKHGGSGMIKGGWNGLRSYWKAWRHVEKCSSIVYECKAEEEK; encoded by the coding sequence ATGAGTCTAATTCATTACCAACAGTGTCCTATTTGCGGATCGGAAAAGATCAGCAACAAAATAACAGCCAGGGACTATACCGTATCTAAGAAAAGTTTCGAGATCTGGGAATGTGCCGTATGCACAGGCCGCTTCACCCAGGACGTTCCTGATATCCACAACATTGGTCAATACTACCAGTCATCTGAATATATTTCCCATTCTGAAACGCGCGAAGGCTTGATCAACCGCCTCTATCATAGTGTACGTAAGATCACCATGCGCTCCAAACAGAACTGGGTAAAATCCGCATCCGGCGTAAAGCAGGGCAGCCTGCTGGATATCGGCAGCGGTACCGGCGCTTTCCTCCATTATATGAAACAGCTGGGCTGGGAAGTAACAGGACTGGAACCGGATGCAGGCGCCAGGAAAAATGCAAAAGAGATCTACAATGTGGAATCCGGCTCCGTGGAAGAACTCTTCACCTTAGCACCTGCCCAGTTTGATTGCATTACCATGTGGCATGTACTGGAACATGTACACAACCTGCATGGTTATATTGAACAGATCCGTAAACTCCTAAAACCAGGCGGTGCTTTACTCATCGCCGTACCTAACTATAAATCTACCGATGCCCGCATCTATGGGCAGGATTGGGCTGCATATGATGTACCCAGGCACCTTTATCACTTCTCTCCGCAGTCCATGGATATGTTGTTACACGAGCATAAGATCCGCATTGATCAAAAACATCCGATGGTGTTTGATGCTTTTTATGTGAGCCTGCTGAGTGAAAAAAATAAACATGGCGGGAGTGGTATGATCAAAGGAGGATGGAACGGATTACGTTCTTACTGGAAAGCCTGGAGGCACGTGGAAAAGTGCAGTTCTATTGTGTATGAATGTAAAGCGGAAGAAGAAAAATAA